In Aquiflexum balticum DSM 16537, a single genomic region encodes these proteins:
- a CDS encoding tetratricopeptide repeat protein gives MAALVSYSKHQNLELLFEKFGKFVPNQDFHWIQIQAKNIGIFEHTHTNSTISDKGGLNAPENSKNEFQNGDYYFRAFLDELDSIKVLQSIGAFENSENSGKSFREAFEQLNQSIAKRNEKDAKEYGNRCIHIAIDNSVRNPFWVGQLIAVYTVIANEQIIYKNFKKAIYYATKAVDAAEQSDLLIGEKDNYHKFLAQSLMLRGILFSTQQVWDNAIDDFSQAAKSYCFAKDFIQAIEAYRMSAHGFQQLGDNNGILRQLMPALNLGKELPTEIIRSTTFPGVLKMLLDLDDLQWIPEKEIEALGLLHYGEDWVMEIRNWTNPETLVFVG, from the coding sequence ATGGCAGCCCTTGTCAGTTATTCGAAACATCAAAACTTGGAATTACTTTTTGAAAAATTCGGAAAATTTGTACCCAATCAGGATTTTCATTGGATACAAATCCAAGCCAAAAACATTGGAATCTTTGAGCATACCCACACCAATTCAACAATTTCCGATAAGGGAGGGTTAAATGCCCCTGAAAATTCAAAAAATGAATTTCAAAATGGGGATTATTATTTCCGGGCTTTTTTGGACGAATTGGATAGCATAAAAGTCTTGCAAAGTATTGGTGCTTTTGAGAATTCTGAGAATTCTGGAAAGTCATTTAGGGAAGCTTTTGAGCAACTGAATCAATCGATAGCAAAGAGGAATGAAAAAGACGCAAAAGAATATGGAAACCGGTGTATTCATATAGCCATTGATAATTCAGTAAGAAACCCATTTTGGGTTGGCCAACTTATAGCAGTCTATACAGTAATTGCCAATGAGCAGATTATTTACAAGAATTTCAAAAAGGCAATATATTACGCTACTAAGGCAGTTGATGCTGCCGAACAATCGGATTTATTGATAGGAGAAAAAGATAATTACCATAAGTTTTTAGCTCAATCCTTAATGCTTAGGGGCATATTATTTTCAACCCAGCAAGTATGGGACAACGCTATTGATGATTTTTCTCAAGCTGCAAAATCCTATTGTTTTGCCAAAGATTTTATCCAAGCAATTGAGGCATATAGAATGTCAGCCCACGGTTTTCAACAATTAGGAGATAACAATGGAATCCTTAGGCAACTCATGCCGGCATTGAACTTGGGTAAGGAATTACCAACTGAAATCATCAGATCCACAACTTTTCCAGGAGTCTTAAAGATGCTCCTTGATTTGGATGACCTACAATGGATTCCAGAAAAAGAAATTGAAGCTCTCGGCTTACTCCATTATGGGGAAGATTGGGTAATGGAAATCAGAAATTGGACGAATCCCGAAACCCTGGTATTTGTGGGCTGA
- a CDS encoding collagen-like protein, whose amino-acid sequence MKKKHSILGKFLPQFWAVLFVMMVTSCELLKGDEGPIGPKGDPGVEGAIGPEGPQGIPGNDGKDGVDGVDGKPGDRGPAGPIGPAGPQGPQGPQGPQGPQGVPGNANVMAYTLTGFNFIWPLVPFPNESANREVIRTITMTQAVFNRTTFLVYASVGSTWSHLPGWGPSGTAYRVNNRFFSNRAEINIRRMSGLGDNFNNIKIITIETTPGARVQLPDIDYNNYEEVVRHFGLSN is encoded by the coding sequence ATGAAAAAGAAACATTCAATTTTAGGAAAATTTTTGCCTCAATTTTGGGCAGTTTTATTTGTAATGATGGTTACCTCATGTGAGTTGTTAAAAGGTGACGAAGGTCCAATTGGTCCTAAAGGTGATCCGGGAGTTGAAGGAGCAATTGGTCCAGAAGGACCTCAAGGAATTCCAGGCAATGATGGCAAAGATGGAGTTGATGGAGTTGATGGAAAACCAGGGGACAGAGGACCCGCAGGACCTATTGGCCCCGCTGGTCCACAAGGCCCCCAAGGTCCTCAAGGCCCTCAAGGTCCTCAAGGAGTTCCTGGAAATGCAAATGTTATGGCATACACATTAACAGGGTTTAATTTCATCTGGCCTTTAGTACCATTCCCTAATGAATCCGCCAATAGAGAGGTTATTAGAACTATAACTATGACTCAAGCAGTTTTCAATAGGACAACTTTTTTGGTATATGCCTCGGTAGGTTCTACTTGGTCTCATCTTCCAGGTTGGGGACCCTCTGGCACAGCGTATCGCGTGAATAACAGGTTTTTTTCAAATAGAGCGGAAATAAACATTAGGAGAATGTCAGGGCTTGGGGATAATTTTAACAATATAAAGATTATCACAATTGAAACAACACCAGGTGCCCGAGTCCAACTGCCTGATATCGATTATAATAATTATGAAGAGGTTGTCAGACATTTTGGGTTATCAAATTAA
- a CDS encoding PEGA domain-containing protein has protein sequence MKIIEKLIVIAVLFLSTSCATLFTGSKQSVQINSNVQGARIQVNGVDKGVTPATIKLKKGKDGQVISLANYGYETKILQPETGMNLISIINLFNIFGWGIDAVSGALWKYDQKQYMIEMEPRDLVENR, from the coding sequence ATGAAAATTATAGAAAAGCTAATCGTGATCGCAGTGCTTTTTTTAAGCACTAGTTGTGCAACCCTATTTACAGGAAGCAAACAATCTGTACAGATAAATTCAAATGTCCAAGGTGCCAGGATTCAGGTGAACGGGGTTGATAAAGGCGTAACTCCTGCCACTATCAAACTAAAAAAAGGTAAAGATGGGCAGGTGATATCTTTAGCCAACTATGGCTATGAAACCAAAATACTTCAGCCTGAAACAGGTATGAATCTAATTTCCATCATCAACCTATTCAATATTTTTGGTTGGGGCATAGATGCGGTTTCAGGTGCACTTTGGAAATATGACCAAAAACAATATATGATTGAAATGGAACCTAGGGATTTGGTGGAAAACAGGTAA
- a CDS encoding GPW/gp25 family protein: MKAQYYTLPLRLGDLITKNDHRVCNLKQSVAQHIHLIITTSYGEMPTDEDFGCGIWEHDFDNLTSSHKIKELIRDSLLQSVERYEPRIQQVKIDLKISQDEIIGNGCRVKKKVTIKISGLLAATNERFVYEDSFFMGPYDYQNL; the protein is encoded by the coding sequence ATGAAAGCACAGTATTATACCCTTCCACTAAGATTAGGTGATTTGATTACAAAAAATGACCATCGTGTTTGCAATCTAAAGCAATCAGTCGCACAACATATTCATTTGATCATAACCACTTCCTATGGGGAAATGCCAACAGATGAGGATTTTGGTTGTGGAATTTGGGAACATGATTTTGATAATCTGACCAGTAGCCATAAAATCAAGGAATTGATCAGGGACTCATTACTTCAATCGGTAGAAAGATATGAACCAAGAATTCAGCAAGTTAAAATCGACCTTAAGATCAGTCAGGATGAAATAATTGGTAATGGTTGTCGGGTAAAAAAGAAAGTTACCATTAAAATTTCTGGATTATTGGCAGCAACCAACGAAAGATTTGTCTATGAGGACAGTTTTTTTATGGGGCCTTATGATTACCAAAATTTATAA
- a CDS encoding type VI secretion system baseplate subunit TssF, with amino-acid sequence MQETRQHIKSRMLKDAARLWGYTETQMENSFDPLVSLLFEGCSAELEKLSSDIYASRARVMERLVQVLCPETLTGSLPAHGLMSAEPLEEVSYVDDSMQFFTQIKENKGIESKSRQTLDVFFSPIGRFQIKKSEIKFMVAGNKIYKTKGSHKEVLGQSKNSFGAAVWIGISGTSIDLDGLMVYFDTVLSGDKSMFSHYLNKSRWFYNENVLENTVGLAISENRNLESILKFRQTKSSNVLQQVVNNVELYYGPNFITIHDKDGITQVATNAHIEEKILQGFDAKIAESVIESDIRWVRIQFPEPFAGFDFDNLICRTNCFPVINRQIHQITYSVRDLVNIIPLPSEDNFLDLEKIQLKEGDNDSQNLLNTGDNQLPIVLQRNGSIGRFDERDAKGLLDNLIDVLRQESASFAKFNNDFIYAEVKKLQQIFNKIEHVLNEKQTPKFSSPFLLVNQHESYQEKNIWITYSSTLGPKANHIRPGTILHAYNSQSFVCQNNELVTSCIGGREKLNVNQSILAFRSALLSQNRIHSLEDIKAFIMGQLGDVVEQVDINRTIRVNPDPKIAFEKIIEVNVGLRDGAFEGVTSDRFIDYWEKNLANQLDKNSLTWFPIKVSLNKTRIK; translated from the coding sequence ATGCAGGAAACCAGACAACATATCAAATCGAGAATGCTGAAAGATGCAGCAAGATTATGGGGATATACTGAAACCCAGATGGAAAACAGTTTTGATCCTTTGGTGTCTCTGTTATTTGAAGGATGCTCCGCAGAATTGGAGAAACTTTCTTCGGACATATATGCATCTAGGGCCAGGGTAATGGAACGGTTAGTTCAGGTGCTTTGCCCTGAAACGCTAACAGGTTCACTACCGGCACATGGGCTTATGTCGGCAGAACCCTTGGAAGAAGTCAGTTATGTAGATGATTCTATGCAATTTTTTACCCAGATAAAGGAAAATAAGGGGATCGAATCCAAATCTCGTCAAACATTGGATGTCTTTTTTTCACCTATAGGCAGATTTCAAATTAAAAAGTCTGAAATCAAATTTATGGTTGCAGGGAATAAAATCTATAAAACCAAAGGCTCCCATAAAGAGGTGCTTGGTCAATCAAAAAACTCTTTTGGTGCAGCTGTATGGATTGGTATTTCAGGTACATCAATCGATCTAGATGGATTGATGGTATATTTTGATACTGTTTTATCGGGTGACAAAAGCATGTTTTCACATTATCTGAATAAATCCCGTTGGTTTTACAATGAAAATGTATTGGAAAATACTGTTGGATTAGCAATTTCTGAAAACAGAAATTTAGAATCAATATTAAAATTCCGTCAAACCAAAAGCTCAAATGTTTTGCAGCAGGTTGTAAATAACGTGGAATTATATTATGGGCCTAATTTTATTACCATACATGACAAGGATGGCATAACTCAAGTTGCTACAAATGCACATATCGAGGAAAAAATACTTCAAGGATTTGATGCCAAAATAGCCGAATCGGTTATTGAATCAGATATAAGGTGGGTAAGGATTCAGTTTCCGGAGCCATTTGCAGGTTTTGATTTTGATAACCTGATCTGCAGGACGAACTGTTTTCCGGTAATTAATAGACAGATTCATCAAATTACTTATTCGGTCAGAGATTTAGTGAATATTATACCCCTTCCCAGTGAGGATAACTTTCTCGATTTGGAAAAGATCCAGTTGAAAGAGGGAGATAATGATTCGCAAAATTTGCTAAACACCGGAGATAATCAGCTCCCAATTGTTTTGCAAAGAAACGGATCCATTGGAAGATTTGATGAAAGGGATGCCAAAGGGCTATTGGATAATTTGATCGACGTTCTAAGGCAGGAAAGTGCCTCATTTGCGAAGTTTAATAATGATTTTATTTATGCAGAAGTAAAAAAGCTTCAACAGATATTCAATAAAATAGAGCATGTATTGAATGAAAAACAGACTCCCAAATTCTCTTCCCCATTTTTGTTGGTAAACCAACATGAGTCCTATCAGGAAAAGAATATTTGGATAACCTATAGTAGTACACTTGGACCTAAAGCAAATCATATCAGACCAGGAACCATCCTTCATGCCTACAACAGTCAATCATTTGTTTGTCAGAATAATGAGCTTGTCACAAGTTGTATCGGAGGAAGGGAAAAGTTAAATGTAAATCAATCGATTTTGGCTTTTAGAAGTGCATTGCTTTCCCAAAATCGAATCCATTCACTGGAAGATATTAAGGCGTTTATAATGGGGCAGTTGGGAGATGTGGTGGAACAGGTTGATATCAATAGAACAATAAGGGTGAATCCTGATCCAAAAATTGCTTTTGAAAAGATAATAGAAGTAAATGTTGGTTTGAGGGATGGAGCTTTCGAAGGAGTTACAAGCGACCGATTCATTGATTATTGGGAAAAAAACCTTGCCAATCAATTGGATAAAAACTCTTTGACCTGGTTCCCAATTAAGGTTTCTTTAAACAAGACTAGAATTAAATGA
- a CDS encoding type VI secretion system baseplate subunit TssG, protein METTEKLYQLIKVLKSSSLDVKAEAYLAIAGVDGINQDQFIALNSGPFKRTFQKDVQDVSIEEDGAHQEFIAIKLNREGIYDLLPEGIFHHSNETKKRDVGSHGMALEVRRNKMIEGECRKFFAPLENALFVQKLNLESEEYSMIQGLDFGEMDFDLMGFYGLPLDLPKAFIPGFLRIMPYKQLVSSDFQVAEKVLSLMISHPVEFKLIHKTENQCVFSDQDQNHENFGLLGTGSVLGDYFPSYDPKIKTFIGPIHEHELPEYLEGGQKKNVLDRFYRIFLPLDMDIVTEISVREDSLNMDLKNMAGPYLGYSSALESTEILDLVSEIV, encoded by the coding sequence ATGGAAACTACCGAAAAATTGTATCAACTGATCAAAGTATTAAAAAGCTCATCGTTGGATGTTAAAGCTGAAGCGTATTTGGCAATTGCAGGAGTTGATGGGATTAATCAGGATCAATTTATAGCTCTAAATTCCGGGCCATTTAAAAGGACGTTCCAAAAAGACGTTCAGGATGTTTCCATTGAGGAGGATGGGGCGCATCAAGAATTTATCGCTATTAAACTCAACAGAGAGGGGATTTATGATTTGCTTCCAGAGGGGATTTTCCACCATTCCAATGAAACAAAAAAAAGAGATGTTGGGAGTCATGGAATGGCATTGGAGGTAAGAAGAAACAAAATGATTGAAGGAGAATGTAGGAAGTTTTTTGCGCCTTTGGAAAATGCCCTTTTTGTTCAAAAACTGAATTTGGAATCTGAGGAATATTCAATGATTCAGGGCTTGGACTTTGGAGAAATGGATTTTGATCTTATGGGGTTTTATGGTCTTCCATTGGATTTGCCAAAAGCTTTTATTCCGGGATTCTTGAGAATAATGCCATACAAACAATTGGTCTCCAGTGATTTTCAAGTGGCTGAAAAAGTCCTTTCATTGATGATAAGCCATCCTGTGGAATTCAAATTAATTCATAAAACCGAAAATCAATGTGTATTCTCAGATCAGGATCAAAATCATGAAAATTTTGGGTTATTGGGAACAGGGTCGGTTTTGGGAGATTATTTCCCTTCCTATGATCCAAAGATCAAGACATTCATTGGACCTATACATGAACATGAGCTGCCAGAGTACCTAGAAGGTGGTCAAAAAAAAAATGTATTGGATAGGTTTTATAGAATTTTTCTGCCTTTGGATATGGATATCGTAACCGAGATTTCTGTAAGGGAAGATAGTCTGAATATGGATTTGAAAAATATGGCAGGGCCATATTTGGGATATTCCAGTGCTTTAGAAAGTACAGAAATACTGGATTTGGTAAGTGAAATAGTTTAA
- a CDS encoding TssN family type VI secretion system protein: MEKMIEDEVTKTLLILGMGVVGTFLIFLKLIGKIYGGFKPFMKATLIYLLLGFMLCSLIAVLAIWTHLKDQQLFLIIFQIYFLVLGIAHVNWIDTYLKWAGKEKSILLEFLFSVLLAISGSIGFVLVHRIFGGNGLEIQMAGSIIWFIVPWFVKRSFYNAMEIPERIFKLWHYRVSEDIEEPDESKLKNLLLVSFLIQKKMGDKLQTHFRAKAPLDMDFGQLFYYFINDYNERHPHEKIEFLDDSGEPFGWIFYKKPEVYSIQRNYLDAEKTIFNNSVKENNVIICKRIVES; the protein is encoded by the coding sequence ATGGAAAAGATGATAGAAGATGAGGTGACGAAAACCTTATTGATTTTAGGTATGGGTGTGGTGGGTACATTTTTGATTTTTTTGAAGTTAATTGGAAAGATTTATGGAGGATTCAAACCATTCATGAAAGCTACTTTGATTTATTTATTGTTAGGTTTTATGTTATGTTCATTGATAGCTGTTTTGGCAATATGGACTCATCTAAAGGATCAGCAGCTATTTTTGATAATCTTTCAAATATATTTTTTGGTTTTGGGAATAGCGCATGTCAATTGGATAGATACATATTTAAAATGGGCGGGGAAGGAAAAATCCATTCTGTTGGAATTCCTTTTTTCAGTTCTGCTGGCCATATCGGGAAGTATTGGATTTGTATTAGTCCATAGAATATTTGGGGGAAATGGATTGGAAATCCAAATGGCAGGAAGTATCATTTGGTTTATAGTGCCCTGGTTTGTCAAAAGAAGTTTTTACAATGCCATGGAAATACCTGAGAGGATATTCAAACTTTGGCATTATCGGGTTAGTGAGGATATTGAAGAACCTGATGAAAGTAAATTGAAAAACTTGTTGTTGGTCAGTTTCCTGATTCAAAAAAAGATGGGTGACAAATTGCAAACCCATTTTAGAGCGAAAGCCCCATTGGACATGGATTTTGGACAACTGTTTTATTATTTCATCAATGACTACAATGAAAGGCATCCTCATGAGAAGATTGAATTTTTGGACGATAGCGGTGAACCATTTGGATGGATTTTTTATAAAAAACCTGAAGTCTATAGTATTCAAAGGAATTATTTGGATGCTGAAAAAACCATTTTCAACAATTCAGTTAAAGAGAACAACGTCATTATCTGCAAAAGAATAGTAGAGTCTTAA
- a CDS encoding type VI secretion system baseplate subunit TssK — protein sequence MENSRKYLPVNWVDGMKLNKNHFVKEHLAHTASLVKSVGSMLHPYNYGLLPYWGKTQDFKVSISTDNQNEARVRISSFNAITRGGYLIDLDYETIEGGYLSITLPKVDRVLASNSKEDSSYLLVLRVNPFERTQCGSADMEELPPRLPSSLPTYSLHLMAHEDWKQWVIGDADLPIGRLHHHDGRFSVDEQFIPPCTAVYSHSVLLELHADMERLLGKLEIASIQIIRKIIFKKQQNDMALIVQKVCEQVYQFTAIHAGSFGISKLFQPPVILIECFIALSRVIKNTLDIYEGLGKEELLNYWNESCDIKKGELEVQLSTIANLKYNHQDISSSVEKINFFSKYMDKLFTSMSKLEYIGKRKDAGIFVKEHQDAKDNSSSTRDFQTVEEPPVPSKRKSFFVE from the coding sequence ATGGAAAATTCCCGGAAATATCTGCCTGTCAACTGGGTTGATGGAATGAAATTGAATAAAAATCATTTTGTGAAGGAACATCTTGCCCACACTGCTTCACTGGTTAAATCGGTAGGATCTATGCTTCATCCCTATAATTATGGGTTATTGCCTTATTGGGGCAAGACCCAGGATTTTAAAGTGTCTATTTCAACGGATAATCAAAATGAAGCTAGAGTTAGAATTTCTTCTTTTAATGCCATTACAAGAGGAGGATATCTGATTGATTTGGATTATGAAACAATCGAAGGAGGTTACCTTTCAATAACCCTTCCAAAAGTTGACAGGGTGCTTGCATCAAACAGTAAGGAGGATTCAAGTTATTTACTGGTTCTTCGGGTCAATCCTTTTGAAAGAACGCAATGTGGAAGTGCGGATATGGAAGAATTACCACCAAGATTACCTTCAAGCTTACCCACTTATTCTCTTCATTTGATGGCTCATGAAGATTGGAAGCAATGGGTTATAGGGGATGCGGACCTACCTATAGGAAGACTTCACCATCATGATGGCAGATTCTCAGTTGATGAACAATTCATTCCTCCCTGTACTGCTGTTTATAGTCATTCTGTTTTATTGGAATTGCATGCAGACATGGAAAGGTTGCTGGGAAAATTGGAGATTGCGTCCATTCAGATTATCAGGAAAATCATATTTAAAAAACAGCAGAATGATATGGCTTTGATTGTCCAAAAGGTTTGTGAACAAGTATATCAATTCACTGCCATTCATGCCGGTTCTTTTGGGATTTCGAAATTGTTTCAACCACCTGTTATTTTGATTGAGTGTTTTATAGCTCTTTCAAGAGTAATAAAAAACACCTTGGATATTTATGAGGGTCTGGGGAAAGAAGAACTTTTGAACTATTGGAATGAATCATGTGACATTAAAAAAGGAGAGCTTGAGGTTCAATTATCAACTATTGCCAATTTGAAGTATAACCATCAGGATATTTCAAGTAGTGTGGAAAAAATCAATTTTTTTTCCAAGTATATGGACAAGTTGTTTACCAGTATGTCGAAACTTGAATACATAGGGAAAAGGAAAGATGCAGGAATATTTGTCAAGGAGCACCAAGATGCTAAAGATAATTCTTCTTCAACTAGGGATTTTCAGACCGTTGAAGAACCTCCTGTGCCAAGCAAAAGAAAGAGTTTTTTTGTTGAATAA
- the tssO gene encoding type VI secretion system TssO: MKNILNSKERNYAFAVYLISFVITVTIIIGAVYFNSLIPNAENAHLRKRISDFENQIYAQQQFIQAMEVSKTLIDSLQELGYVHPLIERNLNENLSNMDIQGEGELYGVINRDIFNFMIEYSDLHKKLLVLNKDLQDIENLKNELSRTKLQLEEANRSLDAYRNSSNLGLK; the protein is encoded by the coding sequence ATGAAAAATATCTTGAATTCAAAAGAAAGGAATTATGCATTTGCTGTCTATTTGATATCCTTTGTCATTACTGTGACAATCATTATCGGTGCTGTGTATTTCAATTCATTGATTCCTAATGCTGAAAATGCACATCTTCGAAAAAGGATCAGTGATTTTGAGAATCAGATTTACGCACAACAACAATTTATCCAAGCTATGGAAGTATCCAAAACATTAATTGATTCTTTACAGGAATTGGGGTATGTACATCCGTTGATTGAAAGGAATCTTAATGAAAACCTGAGCAATATGGATATACAAGGTGAAGGAGAGTTGTACGGAGTAATTAATAGAGACATTTTCAATTTTATGATTGAATATTCGGACCTGCATAAAAAATTGCTGGTTTTGAACAAAGATCTTCAAGATATAGAAAATCTTAAAAATGAACTTTCAAGAACTAAACTTCAATTGGAGGAAGCCAATAGAAGCCTTGATGCATATAGAAACAGCTCAAATCTTGGTTTGAAATAA
- a CDS encoding S8 family serine peptidase has product MKSSRNCFLFISIVLVTLLFGCKNTKVSKPSFTSEHKKNEAIVFFSNLEFKKNLSDSLEKLLTIENKGVLPKITKKPCSNCLELSELWTAEGLDSLLIRIMNGHGDRIATADRSTQGVNDGYAVFGLNFLTSMPETLKEEKTIGKFIIPKDISFSESGNNFIVGILDSGVDLNIFPLEFLFLNSIDDACFKNERYGWNFVNNSSDITDGTISKHGTLVNAYILEQFLNEGKIRPKLLNVKVLDNLNSGTCFDLLCGILYAKEKGAKIINASMGFYDNTEYTNKTDYKNSIFYMLLEEHLLPNEILLVTAAGNIGSSTGNSRNLAQNRFYPAYMSETNVNRPNNVVTATTINPNLEEVSPRQNYSPKHVDVGVVSDSIEGEIYKFDYPFFYQNSGGVQPFTTGSSFANAIMTGKIGAKFDFRLSYMFKNSPKSEWSEKFLDLGIYQQDSPNQLSGFIYKGRYSHRRDE; this is encoded by the coding sequence ATGAAAAGTAGTAGAAATTGTTTTCTGTTCATTTCGATTGTCCTTGTCACCTTATTATTTGGATGTAAAAACACAAAAGTTTCAAAACCCTCTTTCACCTCTGAACACAAGAAAAATGAGGCAATTGTTTTTTTCAGTAATCTGGAATTTAAAAAGAATTTATCAGACTCTTTAGAAAAATTGTTAACAATTGAAAATAAAGGTGTTCTCCCAAAAATTACCAAAAAACCATGTTCTAATTGTTTGGAGTTAAGTGAACTTTGGACTGCAGAAGGATTGGACTCCTTGTTAATTAGAATAATGAACGGCCATGGGGATCGAATTGCAACTGCCGATCGTTCTACGCAAGGAGTAAATGATGGCTATGCTGTTTTTGGGCTAAATTTTTTGACATCAATGCCTGAAACTTTGAAAGAGGAAAAAACGATTGGGAAATTTATTATTCCAAAAGATATATCTTTTTCGGAAAGTGGCAATAATTTTATTGTAGGTATTTTGGATTCAGGAGTGGATTTAAATATTTTCCCTTTGGAATTTCTTTTTTTAAATTCGATAGATGACGCTTGTTTTAAAAATGAAAGGTACGGTTGGAATTTCGTGAACAATTCTTCTGATATTACAGATGGAACTATTAGTAAGCACGGTACTTTGGTAAATGCATATATACTAGAACAATTTTTAAATGAAGGAAAAATTAGACCTAAACTGTTGAATGTTAAAGTTTTGGATAATCTAAACTCAGGAACATGTTTTGATCTGCTTTGTGGGATTCTATATGCCAAGGAAAAAGGTGCTAAAATCATCAACGCCAGTATGGGGTTTTATGATAATACCGAATACACAAATAAAACAGATTATAAAAACTCCATATTTTATATGTTGCTAGAGGAGCATTTATTACCAAATGAAATCCTCCTTGTAACAGCAGCGGGGAATATTGGAAGTTCCACCGGAAATTCCAGAAACTTGGCTCAGAACAGATTTTATCCAGCTTACATGAGTGAAACAAATGTCAACAGGCCAAATAATGTAGTGACTGCCACGACTATAAATCCAAATTTAGAAGAAGTCAGCCCTAGACAAAACTATTCACCAAAACACGTTGATGTTGGAGTAGTTTCAGATTCGATTGAAGGTGAAATTTATAAATTTGATTATCCTTTTTTTTATCAAAATAGTGGAGGAGTTCAACCTTTCACAACCGGTTCGTCATTTGCTAATGCCATTATGACAGGCAAAATTGGAGCCAAATTCGATTTTAGACTATCTTATATGTTTAAAAATTCGCCAAAATCAGAATGGTCAGAAAAATTTCTTGATTTAGGGATTTATCAGCAGGATTCACCTAATCAACTCTCCGGATTTATTTATAAAGGTAGATATTCTCATAGAAGGGATGAATAG